In Euphorbia lathyris chromosome 2, ddEupLath1.1, whole genome shotgun sequence, the sequence TGTCTTACTTGGTTTATTGTTTTCTAGATCCATTTAAGAGATATCTCTTTATCCCTTGCTAATTTTCCCTCTGTGCTTTTTGACAGGGGAATTTTGTGGCTATATCAACAGCAAACTGGAAACGGTAAGAAATCCATTTTTTCCTCATTTCAAAGGACGATATTAAAAACACTTGTATGacttccatgattggttgcatgATATGTTTCAAATCGACTACGTTCTCTTTTTTATAGTTGTTAATAGATGGCAGTATTCATCATATGGTCTGACTCCTTGATTTCTCCTCCTGTTATTTCCTGCAGATGATGCTCAGCTCACTCCCCTTCTACGCCTTGGAGCTGGAGCATGTGCAGGGATAATTGCAATGTCAGCAACTTATCCTATGGATATGGTACGGGGAAGGCTAACTGTACAGGTAATATCTTTCTCACCGCATTTGCTTCGATTAGTCCTAAAAAATGATGGTACTTTTTCATTTACCAATTTGGTTCTCTTATATAGCTTAATGGAGCCACTTCGTGGGAGAACTTGTCATATTGACATTATGACTGGCCGTGAATTTAGTTCATTTCCTTCACGTAATTCTTTTTAAGGTGCCTTGCCATTTTCTGCAACTATGTATGTTGGATTTTTGCACTCTAAGGTGTGTTTTTCTTCATATATCTTGTTTTGCAGACTGATAAATCACCTTATCAATATAGAGGAATGTTCCACGCTCTATCAACAGTGCTTCGGCAAGAAGGTCCTCGGGCTTTATATAAGGGCTGGCTTCCTTCTGTCATTGGAGTTGTAAGTCATTCTTAAGTTATTTTTACATGAATTTATCAAGGATATAGACAGtattaaagaaagaaagatagaaaAGTCTGTCATCACTCTGGAAATATTGTGATTCATGTGTTCGAATTCCGGTTGAACTGAAAATTATGGATTTGAATCTCAGGTTTTAGTCCTTCAGATTTGTTTGCTTTTCAGATGAAGGGATATCTTGTTTATACTCGATCCGTCTCACAAATATAGGAGCAGATTGTATTTACACATAtattaagaaaataataaatatgatTGTTTTTTCCTTAATATACCCTTGGTGAAGTGATGTAATAAATAGTGCATTTTAATTATTCTAAATTTAGTGATTTTAAACTATTTATACATAGATATATTAGGATATTGGTGTTAAATTAaatgtagtaaaaaatgagCTGTAGCCTGTATCTATTTAATGCGAcatcaaaaggtaattttgTGCTCATATTCGTAGTAGGACACAGCGTTCTATTTTTTTCTCCACCATGTTTCATGTGCTTAGAATTTTCTCGTCCTACCACtttgatttctttctttttcattcATCGTGATTTTTGGAGTAGTTCCATGTCTACTGTTATTCATTTAAAAGCAAGAAACGTAGTAGTAGACTGTGCAAGTGAGGATTGATGTGAGATGTGAGAAACATCCGGGTGGACTTTAGAAAATTATATGGGTGTGCTTGAATATAAGCTCTGTACCCAATGCTGATATTTGTTGGCTGATGCATGGAATAGCCGAAACTGAGGAAGATTGATCCCAATAGCTTTTGTTTTCCTACTTGCTTGATAATGCGACCTAGGATCAGAACGGTTTCTCTTACTGTGTATTTGTTTCTTGCTGGCAGGTCCCATATGTAGGCCTCAACTTTGCTGTGTATGAATCTCTAAAGGATTGGTTGATCAAATCTCGACCATTTGGACTGGTTCAAGATTCTGAGTTAAGTGTCACAACAAGACTTGCTTGTGGGGCTGCTGCTGGCACCTTGGGTCAAACAGTTGCTTATCCCCTTGATGTTATTCGCCGACGAATGCAGATGGTCGGATGGAAAGATGCTGCATCAGTTGTGACTGGTGACGGGAGGAGCAAGGCTCCCCTTCAGTATACTGGTATGGTTGATGCATTCAAGAAAACTGTTCAACATGAGGGCTTTGGAGCACTGTACAAGGGTTTGGTACCCAATTCGGTAAAGGTGAGTCGatatttcttttttgtttcacGAGTTAATTATTGTCAGGACTGCTTCAAATTACATAATTATCGAATTATCATTTCTGTAGAAACACATTGAGAGCTTGTTTTGTTGAGCTGTTAGCTGATAGTTATTGCTCTTCTAACTGTATACTATTAACTATATTGATTATTAGTGTCTcgtaaatttataattaattgttTTGTTAGTTCGTGTCGACAACACACAATGATATCAATCCTGCATCCATTTATTTGGGATTCCTAGATAAGTTTATCTTGAATATGAGTCTATGAGTTTCTAAAATTCCCATGGTCTTCTTTTCAGGTAGTCCCATCCATAGCGATCGCGTTTGTGACGTACGAGATTGTGAAAGATGTTTTAGGAGTTGAGATCAGAATATCGGACTGAAGCAGGGGCTCGGGCTCGTCCTCTCCGCCTGCTTTGTTGAACAAGTGTGCCATTTTTGTAGGCAAGGATTTAGGAGAAGGTAAAGTAGGGAATTTGAGTTATTTCTCTGTGAGTGAGTTAAATGGTGCTTTTAAGCCCATGgttgtattatttttttcactCTTATTTGTTTCCTTGAGAACATGCTGTAGAGTGTAGATTTCTTCAGCCTAGCATTGATGTGCTGTGTCAATAAATATTGACGGAATAAGTCAGAAATTGTATTGGATTGGATGCCTCTGTAGTAGTTATAAAAAATGCATCTTCAAGGCACACTTTCCAATAACTTCTTTCTCTTTGGTTGcttttactcttttttttttaagaaaatctgTGTAATTGTATGAAATGATGCAAATTTTCGCTTTACGTtactaaaaatttgaaaaaactggtttgattttatttaactgtcacaggttagacattccaaacaaactgaagtattctttatatttttgattaattatttgtaACATTTTGGGGAGAAAATCTGCTGTCCCGGACTTGGTGTCCCATTGGCTGTCCCCCACTCCTTTTATGACATGTGTCATATTAATCCTATTCACTCTTAGCATCTAATTAACACTGTTAACTTTCACTAATTCTAATCCTGATTAACTTCAATGAGTGAATAACCGTCTCTTTTTTCTTTCAGCAGAAATTGTTTGCTTCTACCTGAGATTTCTCTATCTTCTTCTTGAcaaaaattgagagagaaagttacaAAACCAGCCAACTTGATAGCAAGATTGATAATCACATGACCTCTTGTTCCATCTCTATCCCGTAACCGGTAATTAAGGAACCTAAGAGAATCCACCGGCGTCGGAAACCAATATCAGTAACCGGAATCCGACACCAGCCCAATAAAAGCTTACCCATTATGGGCCTTTTAGTGTAGAGTTGAAGGCATATAAGGGGAAGCAGAGATAAGAGTATCTGTTAGCAAGAAAGGAAGTATCTATAGGAACATAGAATTTATCACCCCATGTAGGATTAACTTTGCCTTGTTCATCAATCCTTGTTGTGTACAGGTGGCCATTCTTATCACCGGTTTCGATGTAATTCTGGCTAACTTGCCAATCTATGAAATTGAGTGCAGGTCTTCCATTCACTAATAAAATAACTCCATTTAATTTCATAGTTGGTTCTTCAAAACTAATTGTTTCACCAATTGATTCCAAATAATTGACTTGTTGCTTTATCTTATTCCTTTTCCTACATGTATAAGCATCCAAACATTTCAACTTTTACATTTTAATCATAAGTCATTACCCATTAATCATTTTTAAGCAATAAACATTCTAGAGCTATGGCTTCAACTAACCTCTGCAATTACTCTAATTGTAGTTGCTTGGACTATGTTAGATCTGATTCATTCCTTATCAATTTCGCACCTACTTAGATCGATAATCTCAGAAAATTGGTCTCTGTTTTCTATCCATATCTTCAAATTACCTTCCACGAATACACCGGCGA encodes:
- the LOC136217586 gene encoding mitochondrial adenine nucleotide transporter ADNT1, yielding MASEDVKATESAVTKIVNLAEEAKLAREGVKAPSYAVLTICKSLVAGGVAGGVSRTAVAPLERLKILLQVQNPHNIKYNGTIQGLKYIWRTEGFRGLFKGNGTNCARIVPNSAVKFFSYEEASKGILWLYQQQTGNDDAQLTPLLRLGAGACAGIIAMSATYPMDMVRGRLTVQTDKSPYQYRGMFHALSTVLRQEGPRALYKGWLPSVIGVVPYVGLNFAVYESLKDWLIKSRPFGLVQDSELSVTTRLACGAAAGTLGQTVAYPLDVIRRRMQMVGWKDAASVVTGDGRSKAPLQYTGMVDAFKKTVQHEGFGALYKGLVPNSVKVVPSIAIAFVTYEIVKDVLGVEIRISD